GGCACCCGAATTTACTGCTCCCCCCACTCTGCTGCAGGACCCCCATCCCGCCTGCAGCCGTGCGGCTTTCCTACCGTCCTTGGGATGCTGAATACCAGAAATCCACGAGGAAGAGGACCACGGAGCCAGGACCCTgccgtccccccaccccagcagcagcccatgCCAAGACCAGGCAGATACTGGGTTGTCGCCTCTCCAGCCCCACGGCCACAAACATCCCACCGATGCAAACATCACACCGGGGTGATCCAGATGTCTCATCCACGTCATGATTGCATCAAACCACTCCATTTTTTAATCACCGATGTCACGATTGCATCAAAACACCCTGGCAAACCTCCACCACCCCGGGGCACCACGCTGCAGCCAGCGGTGCGATGCAAAGCCCCGTCCCCGTGCCACGGTGCAGAGCCCTCAGCCCACGGCCACGTCCCAAGGCCGCCTGCGGGGCCGAAGGGAGTGTTTGGTGTTGGATGGACCCCTGAAGCTGGGGAGATGGGAAGAGGGGGAAGATGGAGCAATGGACGccagagggatggggagaagcTGGAAATTGCAAGGGCTGCTCCCGGAGATCGATCCGGGCCCACCGAAGGAAGGGAATTAGGGAGAAGGATGAGTCGGGCAAGGCCATAATGACttaatcagggaaaaaaagacaacaaacattgatttttctggggaggaaaaaacgGAGCTGACTGCTGGATGGTGGATTGAAGGCTGAGGAGGGGTGGGAAACATCGTGGATGCTGGGGGGTCCATCCCCTTCGCTGGGTTCCCGATCAGGGTGGCCTCTTTTGGAGGTGGAGGGACAGTTAATGCTGCAGACAACCTCATCCATCCTCCTTTTCCCTTAGACAGCAGAGGATGGAGAGAAAACAGACGCGGAGATAACGCTGACGCCTGGCAGAGCGCAATGCATCTTTATTtcgctgcctgcagctcctgcagaagtgccgctgccgctgccccggGGTATTCCTGCCTCTTGCCCATCCTTAGGGTGCACCGTGGGGGTAGCGGGGTGCCCCGAGCCCAACATGCCGGGGTGACCCTGGCCGTTCCCTCCAGCCTCCCGGGAGAACCTCCGGGCTTACAAACACGGGAGGGATTTTCTGCCTCCGGCTCTTTTCCCGCTGCCCAAACCTCAGCGGGTTGGGAGCACTCGAGTTGCCAGCTTCAATTTATTGCCAGGCGGTTTCGTCTCCAGCCGTTCGCCCGCTGCCTGCGCAGctctgtgcaggcagggcagccccatcccctccaccctgcctgcagctccagaCCCAGCCTGCCCCTTGCCCCCCCAGGGGCAAAAAGGCTCTTCCAAGCCTGGACAAGCTGTTCCCAAGGGCAAAGGCTTAACCGGAGCCGGCAGCGGCTCTGCCCGTGCCAGGCGGGCGGTGATGCTGCTGGACCACTGGCGAGATGCATCCGAACCCCAAAAGAGCTGGGGTTAACTTTTAGGACCCTCTGGGGAGCTGCCGGAGCCTGGTTCAGGCAAGGCTTCGGGTGTGATGGCTTAGCTGTTGGCACACGGGGCTGGCTAGCTGTGAAAATAGGGAGCCTGTGTGGATAAAGTTCCTCCAGGGAGAACGAAAGGGGGGCAGAGTTCTGCTGGGGATGGGAAGGAGCCCCCTCCCACAGAGGGGTTTTCCCCCCAGGACACGGGGCTGGGCACACGCAGTGGCACCAGGCTCTGCTATATGACGGCAGAGTTCCTGGCGGATAAACGCATCGAACGCTTGGGACTGGGGTTACGGCCATCGCACGTGCGATGGCATCACGTAGCGGGTGACAACCTTCCATCCCCTGCCGGCACCGCCGGCTCCGGCGCCCAGACCAACTCTGCAAACCCCCCGTGCAAACTCACAGCTCCCCGGGGCCGGGGAGAGGAGCCGGGACCCCCCAAAAACTAGGGAGCTGAGCCGGGTTGGGGTCCTACCAGCAAGCGAGGCCATGCGTGGGGTGACGGCGGAGCCCGTCCCCGCCGTCCtagggctcggcggcggcggcggcgtgggcgGCCGAGCTCTGCAGGCGCCGGCTCAGCTCGGCGTGGAGGCGGCGAGAGGTGGCATCGAGGGTCTGGGCCAGGCGGCCGGTGAGCCGTAGCATGTGGGCCACCACGCGAACACCCTTCCGCAGCCTGGCGGGGCAGGGAGATGGGCTCAGTGTCCCCCGTGTCCTTACCGGGCTCCTCGCAGTGTGTGGAAGGTGATGCTGCAGCACCGGGGGTCCTGGAGGGGGTCCCCAAGCTGGGAGAGGGGGTACCCTGACTCCTCCATCCTGGCGAATGCTGCTCCATCATCCCGTCGTGGCTCGGCTGAGCTGGGTCACTGGTTTAGGAGTGACGAGCCCCCCCTTCCTGGTATcgcacccccccaccctgccctcgGAGGACCCCTCACCGGTCCCGCTACGGTGGGTTTGGGGCAGGGACACACGCAGGGATGTTAACGGCAGCGGTTTGCTGAGCATCCAAACCCCGCGTGTCACCTGAGAGCCACCACGAAGGCTGTGGGACCCTTGGGGacacccagacccccccaggtGTCTACAGCCTGGGGCTGGCTCCCACCCACGGATTTCAGGGCATCAGCCCCACAGAGCATCTCCCACAGTCCGTCCCGCTCCCGTGGCACTTACTTCTCCTTCTTCTCGGCCATCCGTGGGTGATCGGCCTCGGCCACGTGAGCCTCCAGCTCCCTGCGGACGTTATCCAGGCTCTCCTGAAATTCCAGGTTGGCCCCGTGGATGGCGGGCAGCGCCTCAGTGATGATGTCCTGGTAGCGGGTCTGGTTGTCCTCCAGCGCGGCCGCCGTTTCCACGTCCTTCAGGCTGGCCTTGGTGTCCTGCAAGAGGTTCTTGAGGTGATCCAGCTCGTCGCGGGAAGCAGAGGAGGGTGGCCCACGGGGGCTGCAAGGGCTGGGGGCGTGGAAGGTGATGCCGCAGCGCTGGGGGTCCCGGAGGGGGTCCCCATCCTGGGCGAGGTGGTACCCCAACTCCTCCGTCCTGACGCCGGCGGTCACGTCCTCTTCTGGTCCCCCCTGGGTGGTGGCGGGGGGGACAAGGGCGCAGAGCCCCACCAGCAGGCACCAGCCAGGGCCCCCCGGGACCATGGTGTCCTTCAGGAGCAAAGAGAAATGGGGGGGGTCAAGGCTGCAGCTGAGACACCCCCTGAGACCCTTTctgggtgtgtgtcccccctgTTCAAACCAGCAAAATCCCCCAGGCGCCCTTATTTTTCCATGTGTATGCGTATCTGGCTGCCGGGctttgggatttgggggtgctGTACCCCACTATCCCCGCACCATGGAGGAATCCCctcgggaaggggggggggagccttTCTGCAcactccccccagcccagcccagcacatTGAGCAtattggggaaactgaggcacggagggGTTAAGATGagggctggaagggctggggtgAGTCTGATCCTACTcgtcccccccaaaacccccctctGGAGCCATGGAAAAGCAGGAGGCCGCCGTGGGGGGGGCAGACAATACGGCTCTTTTAAAACCGCCACCGGAAAGTCttggcgccggggccgggggagcgggtGCCAGAGGCTGCCGGCACGGCGCGGGGGCTCGGGGGCTCAGGGGGGGCCCCTGCCAGCACCCCGCATCCTCCCAGCCGTCCCCGAGCCCCTCCGCAGAGGGAAGGGGGCTCCTGTCAGCATCCCAGCTCCCTGCCGGCATCCTGGGGTGCAACGAGCTTCTCAGGTCTCAGGCCAGCACCTGGCAGAGGTGGGTGGTTTTCGCTTTGGAGCAAAGGACCCCAaaagaagaggagggggggggcggcagctGGGGGACACCCCCTCCTAGCAGAGACCGCAGCGGCACCGCGGCCCAGCCCTGCCACGAGTTGGCTGGGTCTCAGCGGCGTAGCCATGCTGGCATTTCGCTGGCACCAAGGCTGGGTTGTTCCTCCCGGCTCTTCTCGCCAGAATAGCAACAGGCCagcaaaattcttcttttctccttcttttttcccctcaaaaatgCTCCCACCTTTTTAGCAGGGAGAAGCCGGGCTTGGCGTCACGGCGGCTGGGACCCCGGGGGGCTGCAGACCCGTTGCCGGCCCCCGTTTTGGGGTGAGCGGAGGAGCTGCGCCGGAGCTGCCCCCACCGtgatgggaggaggaaaagcctTCGTCCGCCGGAGATCTGAGCCGTGCCAGAAATCAGGGAAGGGGGTTTCATCCACCCACCCGGCGCTGGACCACcctgggaggatgctgggggggtcGCGTCAGGGGTCCCAGGGACAGCGGGAGGTTGGGATCAAGGGATGGGGGACACCGAGCCCCAGGAGCGGGATGCTGCCCATAAATGCGTGGCTCGTCTGGGCTTGAGCCTCCCTAAAATAACTCTGCCCCCTCCCCAATAGCCACCCCAGCAAGGAAcagcccccccagctctgctgtgctgggcaggggtgcagttataccccccccccccggtcccccccagCTCCCGAGCTATGGCCGAGCCAGCATCCCACCTCTAGTtttgcaggtggggaaactgaggcagggggttGGGATTGCCCGTGAAACCGCTGCCGATCCCTCCCGGACCCCCCTGCCCCGCTCACCGCTCGGCGACGCGGCCGTCCCGCCACGGCACTGCCGGCGGCTCCCCGAGGAGGGGCCGGcccacgcacacgcacacgcacacgcacacgcacacgcacggcctcggccacggccacggcgTGTCTGGCACTGAGCACACCAGGGCTGGTTCGGGGTGTGCAAGGGGTCACGCGTCCCCCTCCGAGGCTGCctcgccgggggggggggttcaggatTGCCGAAATGGCCAGGCGGCATACACG
The Accipiter gentilis chromosome 16, bAccGen1.1, whole genome shotgun sequence DNA segment above includes these coding regions:
- the LOC126046541 gene encoding uncharacterized protein LOC126046541, with protein sequence MVPGGPGWCLLVGLCALVPPATTQGGPEEDVTAGVRTEELGYHLAQDGDPLRDPQRCGITFHAPSPCSPRGPPSSASRDELDHLKNLLQDTKASLKDVETAAALEDNQTRYQDIITEALPAIHGANLEFQESLDNVRRELEAHVAEADHPRMAEKKEKLRKGVRVVAHMLRLTGRLAQTLDATSRRLHAELSRRLQSSAAHAAAAAEP